From the Ruminiclostridium josui JCM 17888 genome, one window contains:
- the yihA gene encoding ribosome biogenesis GTP-binding protein YihA/YsxC translates to MIIKSASHEITAVKPNQYPVKGFPEIAFAGRSNVGKSSIINTLVNRKSLARVGSTPGKTRQINFFNVNDLFYLVDLPGYGFANVSKEMKASWANIIETYLYSRKENFLKMVVLLVDIRHSPSKDDIMMYQWLKGFGLNTIIIANKADKISRGQINPRINDIRKVLQLDGAEKVIPFSTANRLGLEKVWAEFDIALNVTGEEQKV, encoded by the coding sequence ATGATTATTAAGAGTGCTTCACACGAAATTACGGCTGTAAAGCCAAACCAATACCCGGTTAAGGGTTTTCCGGAGATAGCTTTTGCAGGAAGGTCAAATGTAGGCAAGTCTTCAATAATTAATACTTTGGTTAACAGAAAAAGTCTTGCAAGAGTAGGGTCAACTCCCGGTAAAACCAGACAGATAAATTTCTTTAATGTTAATGATCTTTTTTATTTAGTGGACTTGCCTGGATACGGCTTTGCCAATGTATCAAAAGAGATGAAAGCATCATGGGCGAATATTATCGAAACATATTTGTATTCAAGGAAAGAAAACTTTCTTAAAATGGTTGTTTTGCTTGTAGATATCAGACATTCTCCCAGTAAGGACGATATTATGATGTATCAATGGTTAAAGGGCTTTGGACTAAATACCATTATAATTGCCAATAAGGCTGATAAAATATCCAGGGGACAGATAAATCCACGTATAAATGATATACGAAAGGTTTTACAGTTGGACGGAGCTGAAAAGGTTATACCATTTTCAACGGCTAATCGTTTGGGACTTGAAAAGGTATGGGCGGAGTTTGATATTGCATTAAATGTAACGGGTGAAGAACAGAAGGTTTAA
- a CDS encoding DUF445 domain-containing protein, protein MEKYTYTDENEKLRKKLIMMKIIATSLLVFMTIVFIIFRGLEGRGLLYSSIAAFAEASMVGALADWFAVVALFKHPLGLRVIPHTAIIANNKSRIAKALSNFVVSNFFTPEIIKAKLDKVSISKTISDYVEKNREMIVKAIVVRLPFLADSFINDEKIGNFIKAQLYTKAEEISLYPLLGKSLTPLVESGYHKPLVKGLLNATYKFINDNKDKTILVLGGINKTLALPFIGDLVYRKILEFLIRQIEEIDTNDEAEINKLLMSVIPKLIDDMKNSQELIEKGEILKGQILNSDIYTKVVNMLTEVTVAYKNSYFENEAKLTEKVSALIDMIAVGINNNDTLRETIDNSVIGGIESIVSQYGDRIGSLIYDTMEGWETKDMVDKLEVQVGADLQYIRINGTVIGGLAGLVIHLLSQLF, encoded by the coding sequence ATGGAAAAGTACACTTATACAGATGAAAATGAAAAGCTTAGAAAAAAATTAATAATGATGAAAATTATTGCAACGTCATTATTAGTGTTTATGACTATTGTATTTATTATTTTCAGAGGATTGGAGGGCCGAGGCCTTCTGTATTCATCTATAGCAGCCTTTGCAGAGGCTTCAATGGTAGGTGCTCTTGCGGACTGGTTTGCTGTTGTGGCACTTTTCAAACACCCTTTAGGACTTAGAGTTATTCCACATACGGCCATTATTGCAAATAACAAATCAAGAATAGCCAAGGCTTTGTCAAACTTTGTAGTGTCCAATTTTTTTACACCTGAGATTATTAAGGCAAAGCTGGACAAGGTGAGTATTTCAAAAACTATTTCAGACTATGTTGAAAAAAACAGAGAAATGATTGTAAAAGCCATAGTTGTGAGACTTCCTTTTTTGGCGGATTCTTTTATAAATGATGAAAAAATCGGTAACTTTATTAAAGCACAGCTCTATACCAAAGCTGAGGAGATAAGTCTATATCCTTTGTTGGGTAAAAGCTTAACTCCACTTGTTGAATCAGGTTATCATAAGCCTCTTGTAAAGGGACTTCTTAATGCTACATACAAATTTATTAATGACAATAAAGACAAGACAATTCTTGTACTTGGGGGAATAAATAAAACTCTTGCTCTGCCATTTATTGGGGATTTAGTTTATCGTAAAATACTTGAGTTCTTAATCAGACAGATTGAAGAGATAGATACAAACGACGAGGCTGAAATTAACAAACTTCTGATGTCTGTTATTCCAAAGCTTATTGATGATATGAAAAATTCTCAGGAGCTTATTGAAAAAGGAGAGATACTCAAGGGACAGATATTGAATTCCGATATTTATACTAAAGTTGTAAATATGCTGACAGAAGTAACAGTTGCTTACAAGAATTCATATTTTGAAAATGAAGCTAAACTTACTGAAAAAGTTAGTGCACTTATTGATATGATTGCCGTTGGAATAAATAATAACGACACACTTCGTGAAACAATTGATAATTCTGTAATCGGCGGCATTGAAAGCATAGTTTCCCAATACGGCGACAGAATAGGTTCTCTTATATACGATACCATGGAAGGCTGGGAGACAAAAGACATGGTGGATAAGCTGGAGGTTCAGGTTGGAGCTGACCTGCAGTATATCAGGATTAATGGAACGGTAATAGGTGGTTTGGCAGGCCTGGTTATCCATCTACTGTCCCAGTTATTTTAA
- a CDS encoding cation diffusion facilitator family transporter, with amino-acid sequence MDRFKITRLVAILGIAANIFLLSIKLAAGFLSRSQAMIADGFNSAGDVFASVMTLVGNSIASKPEDNDHPYGHGKAEYIFSMIISISLMFVSFTIFKNSLSSILNRESFTVSWFLIAAAIITIVVKLSLFIYTNRVGKKMDNLLVIANSEDHRNDVFVTSGTILGIVMGYFGFVWVDGAVGILISLWIFYTGIKIFISSFKVLMDTNMDPAFKENALNLIQSINGVDHIDSINAKPVGEGFILIIKVSVDGEMSVNESHKIAGTIKAKVKDIKGVKDAVVHINPC; translated from the coding sequence ATGGATAGGTTCAAAATTACCCGGCTTGTTGCGATACTTGGTATTGCGGCAAATATTTTTCTTCTTTCCATAAAGCTTGCAGCGGGCTTCTTAAGCCGGAGCCAGGCTATGATTGCTGATGGTTTTAACAGCGCCGGAGACGTTTTTGCCTCGGTTATGACACTTGTAGGAAACAGTATTGCTAGCAAGCCCGAAGATAACGATCATCCTTATGGACATGGCAAGGCGGAATACATTTTTTCAATGATTATTAGTATATCTCTTATGTTTGTTTCATTTACAATTTTTAAAAATTCACTATCCTCAATATTAAACAGGGAGTCCTTCACCGTATCATGGTTTCTGATAGCCGCAGCGATAATTACTATTGTAGTTAAGCTTTCATTATTTATTTATACCAATCGTGTTGGAAAGAAAATGGATAACCTTCTTGTCATTGCAAATTCTGAAGACCACAGAAACGATGTCTTTGTTACTTCCGGTACAATTCTTGGTATTGTTATGGGGTATTTTGGATTTGTGTGGGTAGATGGTGCTGTAGGTATACTCATTTCTCTTTGGATTTTTTATACCGGAATCAAAATATTTATTTCGTCATTTAAGGTTCTCATGGATACTAATATGGACCCTGCCTTTAAGGAAAATGCACTTAATCTGATTCAAAGCATCAATGGAGTTGACCATATTGATTCTATCAATGCAAAGCCGGTGGGAGAGGGCTTTATATTAATTATAAAAGTGTCTGTAGACGGAGAAATGTCCGTAAATGAGAGTCACAAAATTGCCGGTACGATTAAGGCAAAGGTAAAGGATATTAAAGGAGTAAAAGATGCGGTAGTTCATATTAATCCGTGCTAA
- a CDS encoding copper amine oxidase N-terminal domain-containing protein, whose amino-acid sequence MKSKRIIAGLFAVTIISLSSAPSLANYTENLNAVNISEQTDTRENQVTLSSFTGTVKEITDYKGVKGSKFALVEDQNGEQANLIISSNTYVINNEKIEVGALITGYYNGNAPSLMIYPPQYKAEVVNVASSKVQCIKIDRFNKDLISADNMLKLNISKETEIISQDGKAFGGELANRNLVVLYGISTRSIPAQTTPDKIVVLFEKVVEPTDNEEAILSGNIASMNIVVNNKTIEAPSAYTNKTGTVMVPVRAIAESLGFDVNWDGKTRTVMLGKGIFMTIGKDNYIYMRTAPIQLGTAPEIIDGKTFVPLSFFKDVLRLKTVNVTASDIVISD is encoded by the coding sequence ATGAAAAGCAAAAGAATAATAGCAGGATTATTTGCAGTCACAATTATATCACTTTCATCTGCTCCATCTTTAGCAAATTACACAGAAAATCTTAATGCAGTCAATATTTCTGAGCAAACAGATACAAGAGAGAACCAAGTTACCTTAAGCTCTTTTACTGGTACAGTTAAGGAAATAACTGATTATAAAGGCGTGAAGGGCTCAAAGTTTGCTCTGGTTGAAGATCAGAACGGAGAACAAGCAAACCTGATAATATCCAGCAATACATACGTAATTAATAATGAAAAAATTGAAGTTGGAGCTCTTATCACAGGATATTATAATGGGAATGCACCATCACTAATGATTTATCCTCCACAATATAAAGCAGAAGTTGTTAATGTTGCCAGTAGTAAAGTTCAGTGTATAAAAATTGACAGGTTCAATAAAGATTTAATCAGTGCTGATAATATGTTAAAACTAAATATTTCTAAGGAAACAGAAATAATATCCCAGGATGGAAAAGCTTTTGGCGGTGAACTTGCAAACAGAAATCTCGTAGTGCTTTACGGCATTTCGACCAGAAGCATTCCTGCCCAGACAACTCCGGATAAAATAGTTGTATTATTTGAGAAGGTTGTTGAACCTACAGACAATGAAGAAGCTATACTAAGCGGTAATATCGCTTCTATGAATATAGTTGTTAACAACAAAACAATTGAAGCTCCTTCAGCATACACAAATAAAACGGGTACAGTTATGGTTCCTGTACGTGCAATTGCTGAAAGCTTGGGATTTGATGTAAACTGGGACGGTAAAACGAGAACTGTAATGCTAGGTAAAGGTATTTTTATGACTATAGGTAAAGATAACTACATATATATGAGAACTGCACCCATTCAACTGGGAACAGCCCCTGAAATTATAGATGGAAAGACCTTTGTTCCCCTAAGCTTTTTCAAAGATGTTCTTCGTTTGAAAACTGTTAATGTTACCGCCTCTGACATCGTAATAAGTGATTAG
- a CDS encoding NADH peroxidase: MKKFVCSVCGYVHTGNEAPDACPQCKAPKTKFIEQSETSAQWADEHRIGVAQGVDPEILEGLRANFMGECTEVGMYLAMARQAEREGYPEIGAFYKLAAWEEAEHAAKFAELLGEVVHADTKKNLELRAEAEAGACQGKKDLATRAKQLNLDAIHDTVHEMCKDEARHGAGFKGLLNRYFK, encoded by the coding sequence ATGAAGAAATTTGTTTGTTCAGTTTGCGGATATGTACATACTGGTAATGAGGCACCTGATGCTTGTCCTCAGTGTAAAGCACCAAAGACAAAATTTATTGAGCAGTCTGAAACATCAGCACAGTGGGCTGATGAACATAGAATAGGCGTAGCACAGGGCGTTGATCCAGAGATACTTGAAGGCCTGAGAGCAAACTTTATGGGAGAATGTACAGAGGTTGGAATGTACCTTGCTATGGCAAGACAGGCTGAGCGTGAAGGATACCCTGAAATCGGTGCTTTTTACAAGCTTGCTGCATGGGAAGAAGCTGAGCATGCTGCAAAGTTTGCAGAATTGCTTGGAGAAGTAGTTCATGCTGACACTAAGAAAAACCTAGAGTTGAGAGCAGAAGCCGAAGCTGGCGCATGCCAAGGCAAAAAGGATCTTGCAACACGTGCAAAGCAGCTTAACCTTGATGCAATTCACGACACAGTTCATGAAATGTGTAAGGACGAAGCAAGACACGGAGCAGGATTTAAGGGCTTATTGAACAGATATTTTAAATAA
- a CDS encoding kelch repeat-containing protein, producing the protein MKKGFIFLSSIMLTFMFMLSSISVFAVGNNTWTDKAAITVPRYDHEVAILDGKIYVIGGYNSSGYLNSVEEYDPATDKWITRATMPTAKEYHQVAVVGGKIYVIGGQNSSGYLNSVEEYDPATNTWTTKAPMTIARFRHEVAVVDGKVYVIGGSNSNSSGYLNTVEEYDPLRDTWTSKASMSIGRNFHKLAVVARKIYAIGGYNGNYLNTVEEYDTEYSLPQPPAKLTVLSGNEKVDLSWEVVDSATSYNIKRSETSGGPYETIASNIMATEYTDTDVTNGTTYYYVVSAINETGESENSNEVSATPENPAITLEVTSVDKAKLGDEITANIVIHNAVNICAEDLKIAYDTSKLQFISAENADGMKIYKEDDIAVGIKRYITACLGKANAANGDKVLLKLKFKTIDKGEAKIDITNGRIADNATLEMDISQENCGEKTILIEGPKDVNRNGEYTLLDLGITAWYYGCAAVDTDSSKYDTDQVVNGRIDDDDLAEVVAQILANTNYTANI; encoded by the coding sequence ATGAAAAAAGGTTTTATATTTTTAAGCAGTATTATGCTTACTTTTATGTTCATGCTTTCAAGTATATCTGTGTTTGCAGTCGGGAATAATACATGGACGGATAAGGCAGCAATTACTGTACCACGGTATGATCATGAAGTAGCCATATTAGATGGAAAGATATATGTGATAGGTGGATATAACAGTAGTGGCTATCTTAATTCAGTGGAAGAATACGATCCTGCAACAGATAAATGGATTACCAGAGCAACAATGCCAACTGCAAAAGAATATCATCAAGTGGCAGTAGTAGGAGGAAAAATATATGTCATAGGTGGACAGAACAGTAGTGGTTATCTTAATTCAGTAGAAGAATATGATCCTGCAACAAATACATGGACAACCAAGGCACCAATGACTATAGCAAGGTTTAGACATGAAGTAGCCGTAGTAGATGGCAAGGTATATGTGATAGGTGGAAGTAACAGTAACAGTAGTGGTTATCTTAATACAGTGGAAGAATACGACCCTTTAAGAGATACATGGACGAGCAAGGCCTCAATGTCCATCGGAAGAAACTTTCATAAATTAGCCGTAGTGGCAAGAAAAATCTATGCCATAGGTGGATATAACGGTAATTATCTTAATACGGTGGAGGAGTATGACACGGAATATTCTTTACCTCAACCACCAGCTAAACTGACAGTTTTATCCGGCAATGAAAAAGTTGATTTATCATGGGAAGTTGTGGATAGTGCAACTAGTTATAACATAAAACGTTCCGAAACTTCAGGTGGTCCATATGAGACAATTGCAAGTAATATAATGGCAACAGAATATACTGACACTGATGTTACCAACGGAACTACATATTATTATGTCGTATCTGCTATAAACGAAACCGGTGAAAGTGAAAATTCAAATGAAGTATCTGCAACACCTGAAAATCCAGCCATAACCCTTGAAGTAACCTCAGTTGACAAAGCAAAGCTTGGAGACGAAATAACCGCAAACATAGTAATCCATAACGCTGTAAACATATGTGCCGAAGATTTGAAAATAGCTTATGATACTTCAAAATTACAATTTATAAGTGCTGAAAATGCCGATGGGATGAAGATTTATAAAGAGGATGATATCGCTGTCGGGATTAAAAGGTACATAACTGCGTGTCTAGGTAAAGCCAATGCTGCAAATGGTGATAAAGTATTATTAAAGTTGAAGTTCAAAACCATAGATAAAGGTGAAGCAAAGATTGATATTACTAACGGACGTATTGCTGACAACGCTACTCTGGAAATGGATATTTCACAGGAAAACTGTGGTGAAAAGACAATATTGATAGAAGGTCCAAAGGACGTCAATCGTAATGGTGAATATACTCTTTTGGATTTAGGTATTACTGCATGGTATTACGGTTGTGCCGCAGTTGACACGGATAGCAGCAAATATGATACCGACCAGGTGGTAAATGGAAGGATTGACGATGATGATTTAGCTGAAGTAGTAGCTCAAATACTTGCTAATACCAACTATACTGCTAATATATAA
- a CDS encoding ATPase — protein MLKQEGDINNKDSSDYTKMKEFDLEELLNRSRNRRKKNLGLGYGALDNNSRFHLLCSRIKKRIDEEWIREQNKNNQKLLLERHRKAILGKPTEVNYLKDKIREYLKANRLESEGYPSWYKNLVDAIFHENWGIAGIAEWMDMPESSSANIIGDRIFFLIDGKQVLREQRISKKRFEQLRQAFMLGDETKRANENYSELYMYSGERVTVYTGRRVIDGQSVMVFRKYVVKVLTFEEQARRGTIPIELVPALEALVKCGAKVAFISPVRSGKSTMLLTWQLCEDSELEGVLIQTDPEIRIHEVMPKAPIMSLIAGGKELFELSSEILKSDEDYMVVQEVRDSYTAYIAVEAANKGTNRLKITAHLSNPEDFCYDIANKIQGVYGGNIDYQMLRVANSFNFLFEMVQLPGKRSQKRLKSIYEIRCEGYKGSLT, from the coding sequence ATGTTAAAACAGGAAGGAGATATAAATAACAAGGATAGTTCTGATTATACCAAAATGAAGGAATTCGACTTGGAAGAACTTCTGAACAGATCTCGGAACAGGAGAAAAAAGAACTTAGGCTTAGGCTACGGAGCTTTGGATAACAATTCAAGGTTTCATTTACTTTGCTCCAGAATAAAGAAACGCATTGATGAGGAATGGATTAGAGAGCAGAACAAGAATAACCAAAAGCTACTTTTAGAAAGACACAGAAAGGCCATACTTGGAAAACCCACAGAAGTAAATTACCTGAAGGATAAAATTAGGGAATATTTAAAAGCTAACAGGCTTGAAAGTGAAGGATATCCTTCATGGTACAAAAACCTGGTTGATGCAATATTTCATGAAAATTGGGGGATAGCGGGTATTGCGGAGTGGATGGACATGCCGGAAAGCTCGTCGGCAAATATTATAGGTGATAGGATATTTTTCCTTATAGATGGTAAACAAGTGCTAAGAGAGCAGAGAATAAGCAAGAAAAGGTTTGAACAGTTAAGACAGGCTTTTATGCTGGGTGATGAAACCAAAAGAGCCAATGAGAACTATTCAGAGCTTTATATGTATTCAGGAGAGCGTGTTACCGTGTACACCGGAAGGAGGGTTATTGACGGCCAATCCGTTATGGTATTCAGAAAGTATGTAGTAAAGGTTTTGACTTTTGAAGAGCAAGCCAGACGAGGTACTATTCCTATTGAATTGGTACCGGCACTGGAAGCACTTGTGAAATGCGGTGCTAAAGTAGCATTTATAAGCCCTGTTCGTTCAGGAAAATCCACCATGCTGTTAACATGGCAGTTATGTGAAGACTCTGAACTGGAGGGAGTCCTTATACAGACAGACCCTGAAATTCGTATACACGAAGTAATGCCAAAAGCTCCTATCATGTCGTTGATTGCAGGAGGAAAGGAACTCTTTGAATTATCATCGGAAATACTTAAGTCAGATGAAGACTACATGGTTGTTCAGGAAGTCAGAGATAGCTACACAGCATACATTGCAGTTGAGGCAGCCAATAAAGGGACAAACCGCTTGAAGATAACTGCTCACTTGTCAAATCCGGAGGATTTCTGCTATGACATAGCCAACAAGATTCAAGGAGTATACGGAGGAAACATTGACTACCAGATGTTAAGAGTTGCAAACAGTTTTAACTTTCTCTTTGAAATGGTTCAGCTTCCGGGTAAAAGGTCACAAAAAAGGCTTAAATCCATATATGAAATCCGTTGTGAAGGATACAAAGGTTCTCTGACATAG
- a CDS encoding putative holin-like toxin: MSTFEALSLMFGFSMVLLTLLSVIVSITKNGKK, encoded by the coding sequence ATGAGTACATTTGAAGCATTAAGCTTAATGTTTGGCTTTAGTATGGTACTGCTTACATTACTCTCCGTAATTGTTTCAATAACAAAAAACGGAAAAAAATAA
- a CDS encoding S-layer homology domain-containing protein produces MKNNLRKAISVILVISFILLGVFPALADNKEDTSIGMRMKPLIDKYNSLTQASLDTELAKYSDIKNHWGRNFISKISALEIISGFPDGSFRPDDKLLGGQYILMLMRAIGYRAELPQGLAYYIPFVDIALKEGILLKDEISDFTKPITRELAASLARRTLGKYETVPKDYFVKGSDPYPSKGDKGFFDNVYAGYQKLKMTDYPSITSKYLQDVIDCYRVGLLTGSNNKFNPKGTLTRAEALVIIIKLLDKKERVESVPSSSESFKWTNSNANNGAYDNESAGFYENKEYTLYKGLFPMMEIWETAQTMYNNRNLITGGKIDFTFSEKYKSFAVNYFNGEDHFKKYMNYNNGTILPLNGMGIATQRSQIQKGQKESLYDNCDGWLYEISSYEVDKYNKDLKNYVYELLKLWFGKDYEQAKKIHDQYLNIAVKGADWKEGVYFLNNRQIYVGGGNGTTGINGDAFKFQVWAKDFITKDTMLKLN; encoded by the coding sequence ATGAAAAACAACCTAAGAAAAGCTATATCGGTTATCTTAGTAATTTCATTTATACTTCTTGGAGTTTTTCCGGCCTTGGCTGATAATAAAGAAGATACATCAATAGGTATGAGAATGAAGCCTTTGATTGACAAATACAACAGCCTGACACAAGCAAGTCTGGATACTGAACTGGCTAAGTATTCGGATATTAAAAATCACTGGGGCAGGAATTTCATATCAAAAATATCTGCCCTTGAAATAATATCAGGCTTTCCTGATGGAAGCTTCAGACCCGATGATAAACTACTGGGAGGACAGTACATTTTGATGCTTATGAGAGCAATAGGGTATCGAGCTGAATTACCTCAAGGATTGGCATATTACATACCCTTCGTTGACATTGCTTTAAAAGAAGGTATTCTGTTAAAAGACGAAATTTCAGATTTCACAAAACCTATTACCCGTGAGCTTGCGGCAAGCCTAGCAAGAAGAACCCTGGGAAAATATGAAACTGTTCCAAAGGACTACTTTGTAAAGGGAAGCGACCCATACCCATCCAAGGGTGACAAAGGCTTTTTTGACAACGTATATGCAGGCTACCAGAAGCTTAAAATGACAGATTACCCTAGTATAACAAGCAAATACCTTCAGGATGTAATAGACTGCTATCGTGTAGGGCTTTTGACAGGCAGTAACAACAAATTCAATCCCAAAGGTACTCTTACCAGAGCCGAAGCATTGGTAATAATAATAAAGCTGCTGGACAAAAAGGAGAGAGTAGAAAGCGTTCCATCGTCAAGTGAAAGCTTTAAATGGACAAACAGCAATGCCAACAATGGCGCATATGACAATGAATCCGCAGGTTTCTACGAAAACAAGGAATACACTCTGTATAAAGGTTTGTTTCCAATGATGGAGATATGGGAAACAGCTCAAACAATGTACAACAACCGTAACCTTATAACAGGTGGGAAGATAGACTTTACTTTCAGTGAGAAATACAAAAGCTTTGCAGTAAACTATTTTAATGGTGAGGATCACTTTAAAAAGTATATGAACTATAATAATGGAACTATTTTACCTCTAAATGGTATGGGAATAGCTACTCAAAGAAGCCAAATACAGAAGGGACAAAAAGAAAGCTTGTATGATAACTGTGACGGTTGGCTTTATGAGATATCAAGTTATGAGGTTGATAAATACAATAAGGATTTGAAAAACTACGTATATGAACTACTGAAGCTTTGGTTCGGTAAAGACTATGAGCAGGCCAAGAAGATACATGACCAATATTTAAACATTGCTGTGAAAGGTGCTGACTGGAAAGAAGGAGTGTATTTTCTCAACAACCGACAGATATACGTAGGCGGAGGCAATGGTACAACAGGAATTAATGGTGATGCATTCAAATTCCAAGTATGGGCTAAGGATTTTATAACCAAGGATACGATGTTAAAATTAAATTAA
- a CDS encoding helix-turn-helix domain-containing protein: MYMNEAFDSICFKGSIVSQSARFVYLCLCKHADNTNQTCFPSLNRIAQIVGKSISTVKRAIRELCKYGAVERTPRFRKDGGQTSNLYKIVPCNFEEISKNEAESKADQDQFEKSETIQDDISYSVPEVNEPARACTPYIDEMERDNREQNYEENKFLEELEANAIDVLEDVHILNEITDNSTKPHFDKTVINANRSKLSKCINVIKSKVVYCFESLNQKFQCQNLNIFKKNELGGGHERPPRNLSI; encoded by the coding sequence ATGTATATGAATGAGGCTTTTGACAGTATTTGTTTTAAAGGAAGTATAGTATCCCAAAGTGCAAGGTTCGTATATCTGTGTCTATGCAAACATGCTGATAATACTAATCAAACCTGTTTTCCATCACTGAATAGAATAGCTCAGATAGTAGGTAAATCAATCTCAACAGTAAAAAGAGCCATAAGAGAGTTGTGTAAATATGGAGCAGTAGAACGTACTCCGCGATTCAGAAAGGACGGAGGACAAACCTCAAATTTATATAAAATAGTTCCTTGTAATTTTGAAGAAATATCAAAAAATGAAGCTGAGAGCAAAGCGGATCAAGACCAATTTGAAAAAAGTGAAACGATTCAGGATGATATTTCTTATTCAGTACCTGAAGTTAATGAACCGGCTCGTGCATGCACGCCATACATTGACGAAATGGAACGTGATAACAGAGAGCAAAATTACGAAGAGAACAAATTCCTTGAAGAACTAGAGGCAAATGCTATTGATGTCTTGGAAGATGTACATATTCTTAATGAAATTACAGATAACAGTACGAAACCTCATTTTGATAAGACTGTAATAAATGCCAACCGTTCTAAGTTAAGTAAATGTATAAATGTTATAAAAAGTAAAGTGGTATATTGTTTTGAGTCTCTTAATCAAAAATTCCAATGCCAAAATTTAAACATTTTTAAGAAAAATGAACTGGGGGGAGGTCATGAGCGACCCCCCAGGAACTTATCCATTTAA
- the cas6 gene encoding CRISPR-associated endoribonuclease Cas6 yields MYCKLTIKSSENIVLPFQYNHLIQALLYNFINDKEYSNFIHNKGYTYNNRNFKLFCFSNILTRPIKIDKQSKKFVFPEEILICISCVDSEFLKYIFQSFAVSEKELRLSNNQAHISNVFFRQDIQNYEEEMEVKTLSPITVYSTLFSADGKKKTYYYNPNEDEFSENIRKNLIKKYCAFYNEEPKDLSFSIKPIGRIMEKIVIYKGFVIKAHSGSFKISGSLDLKKMAFSSGLGSKNSQGFGFILPKNEEVL; encoded by the coding sequence ATGTATTGCAAATTAACCATTAAAAGCTCTGAGAATATTGTGTTACCGTTTCAATATAATCATTTAATACAGGCACTGCTGTATAACTTTATTAATGACAAAGAATATTCAAATTTTATTCATAACAAAGGATATACCTACAATAACCGTAATTTCAAGCTATTTTGCTTTTCAAATATTTTGACGAGACCTATAAAAATTGATAAGCAGTCCAAAAAATTTGTTTTCCCTGAAGAAATTTTAATTTGTATATCCTGTGTGGATTCTGAGTTCCTTAAGTACATATTTCAGAGCTTTGCTGTCAGTGAAAAGGAGCTGCGACTAAGTAACAATCAAGCACATATTTCAAATGTATTTTTTAGACAGGACATTCAGAATTATGAAGAGGAAATGGAAGTAAAAACTCTTTCACCTATAACCGTCTACAGCACTTTATTTTCTGCTGATGGAAAAAAGAAAACCTATTATTACAATCCAAATGAAGATGAATTTTCTGAAAATATCAGGAAAAATCTAATAAAAAAATACTGTGCATTTTATAATGAAGAGCCAAAGGATTTGTCTTTTTCTATAAAGCCAATAGGAAGGATAATGGAGAAAATTGTTATTTATAAGGGCTTTGTTATAAAGGCACATAGTGGAAGCTTCAAGATATCAGGCTCACTGGATTTGAAAAAAATGGCTTTTTCCAGTGGACTTGGCAGTAAAAATTCGCAGGGCTTTGGTTTTATTTTGCCTAAAAATGAGGAGGTGCTTTAA